The following are from one region of the Phormidium sp. PBR-2020 genome:
- a CDS encoding photosystem I reaction center protein subunit XI, translated as MTTSTSNQMVKPYQGDPQMGHLSTPISDSAFTRTFIGNLPAYRPGLSPLLRGLEIGMAHGYFIGGPWVKLGTQRATEFANLNGLICGGTLLLIATACLAAYGLVTFQGSKGDSDNSLQTSEGWSQFTAGFFIGGMGSAFLAFFLLENFGAVDAILRGLVNN; from the coding sequence ATGACGACTTCCACCAGCAATCAGATGGTGAAGCCTTATCAGGGCGACCCTCAGATGGGTCATCTGTCCACCCCCATTAGCGACTCTGCGTTCACCCGCACGTTCATCGGCAACCTTCCCGCCTACCGTCCCGGTTTGTCGCCCCTGCTGCGCGGACTTGAGATCGGCATGGCTCACGGCTACTTCATCGGTGGCCCCTGGGTTAAACTCGGAACCCAACGGGCTACGGAGTTCGCCAACCTCAACGGTTTAATCTGCGGCGGAACCCTCTTGCTCATTGCCACTGCCTGTTTGGCCGCCTACGGGTTGGTTACGTTCCAAGGCAGCAAAGGCGACAGCGACAATTCCCTGCAAACCTCCGAGGGCTGGAGTCAGTTCACGGCTGGATTTTTCATCGGTGGCATGGGAAGTGCATTCTTAGCATTTTTCTTGTTAGAAAACTTTGGTGCCGTTGATGCCATTCTTCGCGGCTTGGTGAATAACTAA
- a CDS encoding photosystem I reaction center subunit VIII, protein MTGDYAASYLPWILIPMVCWLMPVVTMGLLFIYIEKEA, encoded by the coding sequence ATGACTGGTGATTACGCTGCTTCCTACCTTCCCTGGATTCTCATTCCGATGGTCTGCTGGCTGATGCCGGTGGTCACCATGGGACTGCTATTTATTTACATTGAAAAAGAAGCTTAG
- the gnd gene encoding decarboxylating NADP(+)-dependent phosphogluconate dehydrogenase, producing MALQNFGVIGLAVMGENLALNVESKGFSVAVYNRTSATTKAFMEKRAQGKNVKATYSIEEFVGALERPRRILLMVKAGGPVDAVIEQLKPLLEPGDMIIDGGNSLYEDTDRRVEYLEAADLRFIGMGVSGGEEGALYGPSLMPGGTKAAYDEIEAIVTKIAAQVDDGPCVTYIGPKGAGHYVKMVHNGIEYGDMQLIAEAYDLLKNVLGLSNDQLHEVFTQWNQTEELDSFLIDITADIFTKKDDQGDGFLIDKILDAAGQKGTGRWTVVSSLELGVAIPTIGAAVNARILSSIKEERTAASKQLPAPMGKFDGNTEAFVDKVRDALYCSKMCSYAQGMALLGKASEQFGYDLNLGEIARIWKGGCIIKAGFLNKIKRAFDENPNLPNLLLAPEFKQTILDRQGAWREVLMTASGLGIPVPAFSASLDYFDSYRRDRLPQNLTQAQRDYFGAHTYERTDTPRGESFHADWSS from the coding sequence ATGGCATTACAAAATTTTGGTGTAATTGGACTGGCTGTCATGGGGGAGAATCTCGCCCTCAATGTTGAAAGCAAGGGCTTCTCTGTGGCCGTGTACAACCGCACCAGCGCTACCACAAAGGCTTTCATGGAAAAGCGGGCCCAGGGCAAGAATGTCAAAGCCACTTATTCCATCGAAGAGTTTGTCGGTGCGTTAGAGCGTCCTCGGCGTATCCTGCTGATGGTGAAAGCTGGGGGGCCGGTGGATGCAGTGATTGAACAACTCAAACCCCTCCTCGAACCTGGGGATATGATTATTGATGGGGGGAACTCCCTCTATGAAGATACCGATCGCCGGGTGGAGTATCTCGAAGCTGCTGATTTACGCTTCATCGGTATGGGAGTCAGTGGGGGCGAAGAAGGGGCCCTCTATGGCCCGAGCCTGATGCCTGGAGGCACGAAGGCCGCCTATGATGAAATCGAGGCGATCGTCACGAAAATCGCGGCTCAGGTCGATGATGGCCCCTGTGTCACCTATATTGGTCCCAAAGGTGCCGGTCACTATGTGAAGATGGTGCATAACGGCATTGAGTACGGGGATATGCAGCTCATTGCTGAAGCCTATGACCTGCTCAAGAATGTCCTGGGTTTGAGCAATGACCAGTTGCATGAGGTGTTTACGCAATGGAATCAAACCGAGGAACTGGACTCCTTCCTGATTGATATTACCGCTGACATCTTTACTAAAAAAGATGATCAAGGGGATGGCTTCCTGATTGATAAAATCTTGGATGCTGCTGGCCAGAAAGGAACTGGGCGCTGGACGGTGGTAAGTTCTCTGGAGTTGGGGGTTGCCATTCCCACCATTGGCGCAGCGGTGAATGCTCGCATTCTCTCCTCGATTAAGGAGGAACGCACGGCGGCCTCGAAACAACTCCCGGCGCCCATGGGCAAGTTTGATGGCAATACCGAAGCCTTTGTGGATAAGGTGCGTGATGCTCTCTACTGCTCCAAAATGTGTTCCTATGCTCAGGGGATGGCTCTGTTGGGCAAGGCCTCGGAACAGTTTGGCTATGATTTGAATTTGGGTGAAATTGCTCGGATTTGGAAGGGTGGATGTATTATCAAAGCGGGCTTTTTGAACAAAATCAAACGGGCCTTTGATGAGAATCCTAACTTGCCTAATTTGCTTTTAGCACCGGAGTTTAAGCAGACGATTCTCGATCGCCAAGGCGCTTGGCGGGAAGTGTTGATGACTGCCAGTGGCTTAGGGATTCCGGTTCCGGCGTTTAGTGCCTCTCTGGACTATTTTGATAGCTATCGCCGCGATCGCCTGCCGCAAAACCTCACCCAAGCGCAACGGGATTACTTCGGCGCTCACACCTATGAGCGAACCGATACCCCTCGGGGTGAATCCTTCCACGCCGATTGGTCGAGTTAG